Proteins encoded by one window of Lates calcarifer isolate ASB-BC8 linkage group LG7_1, TLL_Latcal_v3, whole genome shotgun sequence:
- the LOC108899305 gene encoding probable G-protein coupled receptor 139, producing the protein MEGAGVTIFVTVQKIYYPLLCIMGIPANLFTFYMICFRKCGMSNTAIIYLSCLAIVDTFYLMWVILIDLTLTFWLLQPFWHSHPWCGILGFLQYGSLYSSSWIVVVFTIERYLVLRSTAAKQHFSQAWVTKLTCMAIVLVSHLFSVPLGWINIVTPVNFTVDGENVTLPRCRYRDEAYSTVIVWITTFLSGGIPIVLVIIFNYLIGYHLCRASNLFTKEERRVMRGKSTRGMLRRTILLLGTVSVAFVVLSLPRFVTYCILRTEYNNEHFNRNDYSIPINVAGDLANMLQNLNSTTNFLLYCMVSRRFRRELVQVVTCKAKVRELGSVLTHTTMKVFSIVDHKASPSSDPVTVVLINLKQTK; encoded by the exons ATGGAGGGTGCCGGCGTCACCATCTTTGTCACTGTTCAGAAGATCTACTACCCATTACTTTGCATCATGGGTATTCCAG CCAACCTATTCACATTCTATATGATCTGCTTCCGTAAATGTGGGATGTCCAACACAGCCATCATTTACCTGAGCTGTCTGGCCATTGTGGACACCTTCTACCTGATGTGGGTGATCCTCATTGACCTGACCCTTACCTTCTGGCTGCTGCAGCCCTTCTGGCACTCTCACCCCTGGTGTGGCATCCTGGGATTCCTGCAGTACGGCTCGCTTTACAGCTCCTCCTGGATCGTGGTGGTGTTCACCATTGAGCGTTACCTTGTCCTCCGAAGCACTGCAGCCAAGCAGCACTTCTCTCAAGCCTGGGTCACTAAACTGACCTGTATGGCTATTGTTCTGGTGTCACACCTTTTCTCTGTGCCACTGGGCTGGATCAATATTGTCACACCTGTTAACTTTACTGTGGATGGGGAGAATGTGACGCTGCCCAGGTGTCGTTACCGTGATGAGGCCTACTCTACTGTTATAGTGTGGATAACCACCTTCCTCTCAGGGGGAATCCCCATTGTGTTGGTCATCATCTTCAACTACCTCATCGGATACCACCTTTGCCGTGCCAGCAACCTCTTCACCAAGGAGGAGCGTCGTGTCATGCGAGGGAAGAGCACCAGGGGCATGTTGAGGAGGACCATCCTATTGCTGGGCACTGTCTCTGTGGCCTTTGTCGTTCTCAGCCTGCCTCGCtttgtcacatactgtatcCTGAGAACCGAGTACAACAATGAGCACTTCAACAGAAATGACTATAGCATCCCAATCAATGTGGCCGGAGATTTAGCCAACATGCTGCAGAACCTTAACTCCACCACCAACTTCCTGCTCTACTGCATGGTCAGCCGGCGCTTCCGACGGGAGTTGGTCCAGGTGGTGACTTGTAAAGCAAAGGTGCGTGAGCTGGGCTCTGTTCTCACTCACACAACCATGAAAGTCTTCTCAATTGTGGATCATAAGGCTTCACCATCCAGTGACCCTGTGACTGTGGTGCTTATCAATCTCAAACAGACAAAGTAG
- the traf3ip2a gene encoding E3 ubiquitin ligase TRAF3IP2 isoform X1, translated as MDSFNGPCPHQSVPVEMDESMTSSSLDLVWPPSCKQCSGNVETSKRIQDYGCEPPQPSEAHDVRQRRLPESQDQCESRAAYYAAPESSIRPQTHPGQMKPFHPADFWPRGPREQAPLYEREHILNYSRGFAGPSNWPQDCSMEEAEHLEAPLPLMSDINYTYYVPSKYTAARLPVQRPNPKQGSYHRHCVCCPPSNLHCNYGHYKHYPADSHQKPQHHQQSWDPSQNRLQLKDAPNPPQEPVPPCMAPPRDVMHEVSVDCSFQAGSGPATREIRKTISLPEECRNVFITYSVDTAKDIIVFTKFLTDQGFKPAIDIFDNPIRRMGITKWMDRYLNDKSVLIIVVISPKYKEDVEGDGDDDHGLHTKYIHNQIQNEFIQQGCLNFRLVPVLFPNATKRHVPNWLQSTRIYRWPQDTQDLLLRLLREERYIMPQRGSDLTLTVRPL; from the exons ATGGACTCTTTCAACG GACCTTGCCCTCATCAGAGTGTTCCTGTTGAGATGGATGAGAGCATGACATCCTCCAGTCTGGACTTGGTCTGGCCACCCTCTTGTAAACAGTGTAGTGGCAATGTAGAGACCAGCAAAAGGATACAGGACTATGGCTGTGAGCCACCTCAACCTAGTGAAGCACATGATGTCAGACAGAGGAGACTCCCAGAGAGCCAGGACCAGTGTGAATCCAGGGCTGCCTATTATGCTGCTCCAGAATCCAGCATTAGACCCCAAACACACCCAGGACAGATGAAACCCTTCCACCCTGCAGATTTCTGGCCTCGTGGCCCCAGAGAGCAGGCACCACTGTATGAACGGGAACATATACTTAACTACAGTAGAGGCTTTGCAGGCCCCTCAAACTGGCCCCAGGACTGCTCTATGGAGGAGGCAGAACACCTGGAAGCCCCTCTCCCACTGATGTCTGACATTAACTACACCTATTATGTTCCATCAAAATACACTGCAGCCCGTTTGCCTGTTCAGC GCCCCAATCCAAAGCAGGGGAGTTATCACAGACATTGTGTGTGCTGCCCTCCATCAAATCTGCACTGTAATTATGGCCATTATAAGCATTACCCAGCAGATTCACACCAGAAGCCACAACACCACCAACAGTCCTG GGATCCATCCCAAAACAGGTTGCAACTTAAAGATGCTCCAAATCCTCCCCAAGAACCTGTGCCTCCGTGCATGGCACCTCCTAGAGATGTGATGCATGAGGTCAGCGTGGATTGCTCCTTCCAGGCAGGTTCAGGACCTGCCACAAGGGAGATTAGGAAGACCATCAGCCTACCTGAGGAGTGTA GGAATGTTTTCATCACATACTCAGTGGACACAGCCAAAGATATCATTGTTTTCACCAAATTCTTGACGGATCAGGGATTCAAACCAGCT ATTGACATCTTTGATAATCCAATCCGAAGGATGGGCATCACCAAGTGGATGGACAGATATCTGAATGAT AAATCAGTGCTCATCATTGTGGTCATCAGCCCCAAGTACAAGGAGGATGtagagggagatggagatgatgaccaTGGCCTGCACACTAAATACATTCACAATCAA ATCCAAAATGAGTTCATCCAACAAGGCTGCCTGAACTTCAGACTGGTACCTGTACTGTTTCCTAATGCAACTAAG AGACATGTCCCCAACTGGCTCCAGAGCACCAGGATCTACCGCTGGCCCCAGGACACGCAGGACCTGCTGCTGCGCCTGCTCAGAGAGGAGCGCTACATTATGCCACAGCGGGGGTCGGACCTCACCCTCACTGTTCGTCCCCTCTGA
- the traf3ip2a gene encoding E3 ubiquitin ligase TRAF3IP2 isoform X2: MFHQNTLQPVCLFSVLYPPCLSAGPNPKQGSYHRHCVCCPPSNLHCNYGHYKHYPADSHQKPQHHQQSWDPSQNRLQLKDAPNPPQEPVPPCMAPPRDVMHEVSVDCSFQAGSGPATREIRKTISLPEECRNVFITYSVDTAKDIIVFTKFLTDQGFKPAIDIFDNPIRRMGITKWMDRYLNDKSVLIIVVISPKYKEDVEGDGDDDHGLHTKYIHNQIQNEFIQQGCLNFRLVPVLFPNATKRHVPNWLQSTRIYRWPQDTQDLLLRLLREERYIMPQRGSDLTLTVRPL; encoded by the exons ATGTTCCATCAAAATACACTGCAGCCCGTTTGCCTGTTCAGC GTATTATATCCTCCATGTCTCTCTGCAGGCCCCAATCCAAAGCAGGGGAGTTATCACAGACATTGTGTGTGCTGCCCTCCATCAAATCTGCACTGTAATTATGGCCATTATAAGCATTACCCAGCAGATTCACACCAGAAGCCACAACACCACCAACAGTCCTG GGATCCATCCCAAAACAGGTTGCAACTTAAAGATGCTCCAAATCCTCCCCAAGAACCTGTGCCTCCGTGCATGGCACCTCCTAGAGATGTGATGCATGAGGTCAGCGTGGATTGCTCCTTCCAGGCAGGTTCAGGACCTGCCACAAGGGAGATTAGGAAGACCATCAGCCTACCTGAGGAGTGTA GGAATGTTTTCATCACATACTCAGTGGACACAGCCAAAGATATCATTGTTTTCACCAAATTCTTGACGGATCAGGGATTCAAACCAGCT ATTGACATCTTTGATAATCCAATCCGAAGGATGGGCATCACCAAGTGGATGGACAGATATCTGAATGAT AAATCAGTGCTCATCATTGTGGTCATCAGCCCCAAGTACAAGGAGGATGtagagggagatggagatgatgaccaTGGCCTGCACACTAAATACATTCACAATCAA ATCCAAAATGAGTTCATCCAACAAGGCTGCCTGAACTTCAGACTGGTACCTGTACTGTTTCCTAATGCAACTAAG AGACATGTCCCCAACTGGCTCCAGAGCACCAGGATCTACCGCTGGCCCCAGGACACGCAGGACCTGCTGCTGCGCCTGCTCAGAGAGGAGCGCTACATTATGCCACAGCGGGGGTCGGACCTCACCCTCACTGTTCGTCCCCTCTGA